One stretch of Arcobacter sp. F155 DNA includes these proteins:
- a CDS encoding nickel/cobalt transporter — MEIYNQFINQLIQYQFKINSFISSTIKNINDENLLSASFLVLGIAFLYGLIHAAGPGHGKALVAFYFATNKNSYKEAFTLGYLISIVHTLSALTLTFGIYFILEKMFRQNFNYYSKITMQISATMIVLVGVYIIVSSYLTRKQKEKKVDKNKSKYALAFSIGIVPCPGVMTIVLFCIILKKFALGILAAICMSIGMGLTISLVGILSILLNKKANNFLESKAFILELFGGVLILLLGIILFNINL; from the coding sequence ATGGAAATCTATAATCAATTTATCAATCAATTAATACAATATCAGTTTAAAATAAACAGTTTTATATCTTCAACAATTAAAAATATAAATGATGAAAATCTTTTAAGTGCTTCATTCCTTGTTTTGGGTATTGCATTTTTATATGGCTTAATCCATGCAGCTGGACCTGGTCACGGGAAAGCTTTAGTTGCATTTTATTTTGCCACAAATAAAAATAGTTACAAAGAAGCTTTTACTTTAGGTTATTTAATTTCAATTGTTCATACCTTATCAGCACTTACTTTGACCTTTGGGATATATTTTATTTTAGAAAAAATGTTTAGGCAAAATTTTAATTATTATTCAAAGATTACAATGCAAATAAGTGCAACTATGATTGTCCTTGTTGGGGTTTATATAATAGTGTCTTCATATCTCACTAGAAAACAAAAAGAAAAAAAAGTTGATAAAAATAAAAGTAAATATGCACTTGCTTTTAGTATAGGAATAGTACCTTGTCCAGGAGTTATGACAATAGTTCTATTTTGTATCATATTAAAGAAGTTTGCCCTTGGAATCTTAGCAGCAATTTGTATGAGTATAGGAATGGGACTTACTATTTCTTTAGTAGGTATATTATCAATTTTATTAAATAAAAAAGCTAATAACTTTCTCGAATCAAAGGCTTTTATCTTAGAACTCTTTGGTGGTGTTTTAATTCTTTTACTTGGTATTATTCTTTTTAACATTAACTTATAG
- a CDS encoding class I SAM-dependent methyltransferase — protein MSKKEFWDKAAADFPRYNKENDQFQQKIIEILKNENVINKNTSVLDIGCGTGVYTIPLAKEVKSVLALDISPAMLDILQEDSWNYNVKEKIKADSSGWRDFKSGEKFDLVFATLSAAFSEDVDFEKILEYSNGSVCFLDFVEEKGSNFEELLFHQYGIEKFVFKDLENKKRWLKSKNIKYKKFPLQNTHSELLELDDAILKIKESIKISKKEISPSDEDIVNLLKPITIGSKVNYVLNINLELLLWKSSN, from the coding sequence ATGAGTAAAAAAGAATTTTGGGATAAAGCAGCAGCAGATTTTCCTAGATATAATAAAGAAAATGATCAATTTCAACAAAAAATCATAGAGATTTTAAAAAATGAAAATGTCATTAACAAAAATACAAGTGTATTAGATATTGGCTGCGGAACAGGTGTTTATACTATTCCATTAGCAAAAGAGGTTAAAAGTGTTTTAGCTTTAGATATTTCACCTGCAATGCTTGATATTTTACAAGAAGATTCTTGGAATTATAACGTAAAAGAAAAAATAAAAGCAGATAGTTCAGGATGGAGGGATTTTAAAAGTGGTGAAAAGTTCGATTTAGTTTTTGCTACATTATCCGCAGCTTTTAGTGAAGATGTGGATTTTGAAAAGATTTTAGAATATTCAAATGGTAGCGTTTGTTTTTTAGACTTTGTTGAAGAAAAAGGCTCAAATTTTGAAGAGTTACTATTTCATCAATACGGTATTGAGAAATTTGTTTTTAAAGACTTAGAGAATAAAAAGAGATGGCTTAAATCTAAAAATATAAAATATAAGAAATTCCCTTTACAAAATACCCATAGCGAACTACTTGAATTAGATGATGCTATTCTAAAAATAAAAGAGAGTATAAAAATATCGAAAAAAGAAATAAGCCCAAGTGATGAGGATATTGTAAATTTATTAAAACCAATCACAATTGGCTCAAAAGTGAACTATGTTTTAAATATCAATCTTGAACTTCTACTTTGGAAGAGTAGCAATTAA
- a CDS encoding Opr family porin: MKYLLSLYVIFLNLPYLVATENKMNNSLNIEGNIAVVSLYNQEEKKDIGFTHAISEFALSKTYKNWLLDFGLIKYSKIDEVDQTNYPSYTKPIIHRVAIEYQNDFTSLRLGRQRLSHYWIGSFHEAAVLKVKPHKHLDLSLIHSQGYAWIRGKVGFNFSDYNKEGKGVNVFDINYTHDNFTLNPYIYYADKLYSFYGIKSLYRNHTLDVLAHYVISDEENKNDRGSVFNLELSLREMNKFDFSLGFIQTNKNIGSGSIGNIDENINPAEEANAIYKPNAKSKYLSFKYKGFKNLTLESKFLKTTYMQNSSEEELDFIAEYKLTNGVNLGATFAKVNSSELNKDYISTIMWISYKI, encoded by the coding sequence TTGAAATATCTCTTAAGTTTATATGTGATTTTTTTAAATTTGCCATATTTAGTTGCTACTGAGAATAAAATGAATAATTCTTTGAATATAGAAGGGAATATAGCAGTTGTATCTCTTTATAATCAAGAAGAAAAAAAAGATATTGGATTTACACATGCGATTTCTGAATTTGCATTATCAAAAACTTATAAAAATTGGTTATTAGACTTTGGACTTATTAAGTATAGTAAAATTGATGAAGTTGATCAAACTAATTACCCAAGCTATACTAAACCAATAATCCATAGAGTTGCAATTGAGTATCAAAATGATTTTACCTCTTTACGGCTTGGACGGCAAAGGTTAAGTCATTATTGGATTGGAAGTTTTCATGAAGCAGCTGTATTAAAAGTTAAGCCTCATAAGCATTTAGATTTGTCATTGATTCATAGTCAAGGGTACGCCTGGATCAGGGGAAAGGTAGGGTTTAACTTCTCAGACTATAACAAAGAGGGCAAAGGTGTCAATGTTTTCGATATTAATTATACACATGACAATTTTACATTAAATCCTTATATATATTATGCGGATAAACTATATAGTTTTTATGGAATAAAGTCTCTATATAGAAATCATACTTTAGATGTTTTAGCACATTATGTAATAAGTGATGAAGAGAATAAAAATGATAGAGGTTCTGTATTTAATTTGGAACTCTCTTTAAGAGAGATGAACAAATTTGATTTTAGTTTAGGTTTTATACAGACAAATAAAAATATTGGATCAGGCTCAATTGGAAATATAGATGAGAATATTAATCCAGCAGAAGAAGCTAATGCAATTTATAAACCTAATGCAAAAAGTAAATATTTAAGTTTTAAATATAAAGGTTTTAAAAATCTAACTCTAGAAAGCAAATTTCTAAAAACTACATATATGCAAAATAGTTCTGAAGAAGAACTAGATTTTATTGCAGAATACAAATTGACTAATGGTGTTAATTTAGGTGCAACATTTGCCAAGGTTAATAGCAGTGAATTAAATAAAGATTATATAAGTACTATAATGTGGATAAGTTATAAAATCTAA
- a CDS encoding ABC transporter substrate-binding protein, with protein MSIKKALIYLFAFLPLLLFSQEKSIVIKDTLDRKVTINGEVQRVIALGTSLSFITYLNAMDKVIAVESIEQMDFDKRTYTYVNKNILKRLPVVAQGGSVLQLNYETILNLKPDVIFLISQNKKEADEISNKLNVPVVVLDYGKDGVNFNTTNKSLSIAGKVLKKEQRAKELIDYINKLRTSLKKPSLKKQSYIGALAYKGLQGIDSTQADFMPFELANVTNAVSKIKKKGHLFINDEFLLMSNPSNMFIDSACFTIVQEKFKKKPAYYNRLKAFNKSQVYLLLANNYYYTNFDQMLANSFFIAKTLYPKEYKNLNPIKKANEIFEMFVGKPLYSTIKNGLHGFNKVIIKNNQLELKEIRVEDYK; from the coding sequence ATGAGTATAAAAAAAGCTTTAATCTATCTTTTTGCTTTTTTACCCTTACTTCTTTTCTCTCAAGAAAAAAGTATTGTGATTAAAGACACTTTAGATAGAAAGGTAACTATAAATGGAGAGGTTCAAAGAGTTATTGCACTTGGAACAAGTCTAAGTTTTATAACATATTTAAACGCAATGGATAAAGTAATTGCTGTTGAATCAATTGAACAAATGGATTTTGACAAAAGAACATATACCTATGTTAATAAAAACATATTAAAAAGACTCCCCGTTGTGGCTCAAGGTGGAAGTGTTTTGCAATTAAATTATGAAACGATTCTAAATCTAAAACCTGATGTGATATTTTTGATTAGTCAAAACAAAAAAGAGGCAGATGAAATCTCTAATAAGTTAAATGTCCCTGTCGTTGTTTTAGACTATGGGAAAGATGGTGTCAACTTTAACACTACAAACAAATCGTTATCTATAGCAGGTAAGGTTTTAAAAAAAGAGCAAAGAGCTAAAGAACTTATTGATTATATAAATAAGTTAAGAACTAGTTTAAAAAAACCTTCTTTAAAAAAACAGTCTTATATTGGTGCACTTGCTTATAAAGGATTGCAAGGAATTGATAGTACACAAGCTGATTTCATGCCATTTGAATTAGCAAATGTTACTAATGCAGTATCAAAAATAAAAAAGAAAGGTCATCTATTTATAAATGATGAATTCTTACTAATGTCAAACCCTTCCAATATGTTTATAGATAGTGCTTGTTTTACAATTGTTCAAGAAAAATTTAAAAAGAAACCAGCATATTATAATAGATTAAAAGCTTTTAATAAAAGCCAAGTTTATTTATTACTTGCAAATAACTACTATTATACAAACTTTGATCAAATGCTTGCAAACAGCTTTTTTATAGCAAAAACACTCTATCCTAAGGAATATAAAAACTTAAATCCAATAAAAAAAGCAAATGAAATATTTGAGATGTTTGTTGGAAAACCATTATATAGCACGATAAAAAATGGTTTACATGGCTTTAATAAAGTAATTATCAAAAATAATCAGTTAGAACTAAAAGAAATTAGAGTGGAAGATTATAAATGA
- a CDS encoding DUF1007 family protein encodes MKKINLIIIFLISFLTKSFSHPHSFIEVFPTLNIKGNKVSNLNIKWVLDEMTSSMLIMELDSNGDGKIDKKENEFIYKNYFISLEEYNFYTEIKSLNHTKNNLIPKDFKAYIKEQRMIYSFDINKAYPLEDLKISFFDKDLFMGLVLEKEYIRINGTKKNQIKKIKKKVFGVK; translated from the coding sequence ATGAAAAAAATAAATCTAATAATCATATTTCTAATATCTTTTTTAACAAAGTCATTCTCTCACCCACACTCATTTATTGAAGTTTTTCCAACTTTAAATATAAAAGGGAATAAGGTTTCAAATTTAAATATCAAGTGGGTTTTAGACGAAATGACTTCTTCTATGCTAATAATGGAATTAGATAGCAATGGTGATGGGAAAATAGATAAAAAAGAAAATGAGTTTATTTATAAAAACTATTTTATTTCTCTAGAAGAGTATAACTTTTATACGGAAATAAAGTCACTAAATCATACCAAAAACAACTTAATCCCAAAAGATTTTAAAGCTTATATAAAAGAGCAGAGAATGATTTACTCTTTTGATATTAATAAAGCGTACCCTTTAGAGGATTTAAAAATTTCATTCTTTGATAAAGATTTATTTATGGGCTTAGTTCTTGAGAAAGAGTATATAAGAATAAACGGTACAAAAAAAAACCAAATCAAAAAAATCAAAAAAAAGGTCTTCGGAGTAAAATAA
- a CDS encoding TonB-dependent siderophore receptor, translating into MKEKIIASLTMCSSIAFSQNIMLDTITVNEISDGTTQTLNSSVLIKEKGQSNNIGDFIFDDTEVSLNRKANFGDNGSGLLLRGQSGNRIALNIDGNNINSIGGMGAPYIDFSAIPMDNIERIDIIKGGSSIEYGHILGGVINAYTKKPKEKADFSFYGTSGGWDGANDFSNIRTSFSKRFGDFGISLGASHQEADAYLLNNDYESDSISARLYYFAPNDGELSLGVLYSDTTRGLVKDNSTGANSKYPTSLGETFVGGAPMNSALSLIGDGGRGK; encoded by the coding sequence ATGAAAGAAAAAATAATAGCCTCTTTAACGATGTGTTCAAGCATTGCATTTTCACAAAACATTATGCTTGATACAATTACAGTAAATGAGATTTCAGATGGAACTACGCAAACTTTAAACTCTAGTGTTTTAATCAAAGAAAAAGGTCAAAGTAATAATATTGGAGATTTTATTTTTGATGATACAGAAGTTTCTTTAAATAGAAAGGCAAATTTTGGAGACAATGGAAGTGGTTTACTACTTAGGGGGCAAAGTGGGAATAGAATAGCTTTAAATATAGATGGAAACAATATTAACTCAATTGGAGGAATGGGTGCTCCATATATTGATTTTTCTGCTATTCCAATGGATAATATTGAAAGAATAGATATTATAAAAGGTGGAAGTAGTATTGAATATGGTCACATTTTAGGTGGAGTTATAAATGCCTATACTAAAAAACCAAAAGAAAAAGCTGATTTTTCTTTTTATGGAACAAGTGGTGGCTGGGATGGTGCAAATGACTTTTCAAATATCAGAACAAGTTTTTCAAAAAGATTTGGAGACTTTGGTATAAGTCTTGGTGCAAGTCATCAAGAAGCAGATGCTTATCTTTTAAACAATGACTATGAATCAGATAGCATCTCTGCAAGACTATACTATTTTGCCCCAAATGATGGCGAACTTAGCCTTGGGGTATTATACTCAGATACTACAAGAGGTTTAGTTAAAGACAATAGCACAGGAGCAAACTCAAAATATCCCACCTCTTTGGGTGAAACGTTTGTTGGTGGTGCACCTATGAATAGTGCTTTAAGTTTAATAGGTGATGGGGGCAGAGGCAAATAA
- a CDS encoding TonB-dependent receptor: MGAEANKEKTLLDIAYSQPIGEDVLVELSAYKNNEDRTEKNFSDTSGSTYNAGDLVFQRDVGVDDSYGLKSKVTAFIDNHEILFGAEYKKLKGGESTITHLNTEYNNTPPAPWSINGIVGVKSDFSETEQEAIFLSDRFEYSDKLTFQLGARYDKYEAVHLGFKTKDKKLTPKLGVEYLVSEDNILGFYAYQTFRAPGTPELNHHLDAVNSGRAELQNNNLKTESANAIDVVYRHNFSSSNFLKASLFFYDVKDYITFKEVPKEGYYAYNLDKAKFFGLTLNGQYKVNDTFLIKAGATYQKTKKEGDVLDLNEISNKIDYVPNLKVNLSLDYDITPKIGSSFAINYTGTRYYEKDSTAVEKLDDFVTADLSLNYKILKNSVVEIYGQNIFDKDYDTRYGVPSTGAIIGASFKYQF; encoded by the coding sequence ATGGGGGCAGAGGCAAATAAAGAAAAAACACTTTTAGATATCGCTTACTCTCAGCCTATAGGTGAGGATGTTTTAGTTGAGTTAAGTGCTTACAAAAATAACGAGGACAGAACAGAAAAAAACTTTTCAGATACTTCAGGTAGCACTTACAATGCAGGGGATTTAGTTTTCCAAAGAGATGTTGGAGTTGATGATTCATATGGATTAAAATCTAAAGTTACTGCATTTATAGATAATCACGAGATCCTTTTTGGTGCTGAATATAAAAAGCTAAAAGGTGGAGAAAGTACAATTACCCATTTAAATACAGAATATAATAACACTCCACCCGCACCTTGGAGTATCAATGGTATTGTTGGTGTAAAATCTGATTTTTCGGAAACAGAACAAGAAGCGATTTTCCTAAGTGATAGATTTGAATATAGTGATAAACTGACTTTCCAATTAGGTGCTAGATATGATAAATATGAAGCAGTACATTTAGGTTTTAAAACAAAGGATAAAAAGCTTACACCAAAGCTTGGAGTTGAATATTTAGTATCCGAGGACAATATCCTAGGATTTTATGCATATCAAACATTTAGAGCACCAGGAACTCCAGAATTAAATCATCATTTAGATGCTGTAAACAGTGGAAGAGCTGAACTTCAAAATAATAATCTAAAAACAGAAAGTGCCAATGCAATCGATGTAGTATATAGACATAACTTCTCTTCAAGTAACTTTCTTAAAGCTTCTCTTTTCTTCTATGATGTAAAAGATTATATTACCTTTAAAGAAGTTCCAAAGGAAGGGTATTATGCTTACAATTTAGATAAGGCAAAATTCTTTGGTCTTACACTAAATGGACAATATAAAGTAAATGATACATTTCTAATCAAAGCTGGAGCAACTTATCAGAAAACCAAAAAAGAAGGAGATGTTTTAGATCTAAATGAAATCTCTAATAAAATAGATTATGTTCCAAATTTAAAAGTGAACCTATCTCTTGATTATGATATTACTCCAAAAATAGGAAGTAGTTTTGCTATAAACTATACAGGAACAAGATATTATGAAAAAGATTCAACAGCAGTTGAAAAGTTAGATGATTTTGTGACAGCTGATTTATCACTAAATTACAAAATATTAAAAAATAGTGTAGTAGAAATCTATGGCCAAAATATTTTTGACAAAGATTATGATACAAGATATGGCGTTCCTTCTACTGGTGCTATTATAGGAGCTAGTTTTAAATACCAATTCTAA
- a CDS encoding XRE family transcriptional regulator yields MHETTIEELYTYIGKNVAKYRKEKKMSQLDLSLAMGYKSVSVVSSGEVCYKGKHFNLEQILKISQILNIDMCLLFQKTK; encoded by the coding sequence ATGCATGAAACAACAATTGAAGAATTATATACATATATAGGAAAGAATGTTGCTAAATATAGAAAAGAAAAAAAGATGTCACAACTTGATTTGTCTTTAGCAATGGGATATAAATCTGTATCTGTTGTATCTAGTGGTGAAGTTTGCTATAAAGGCAAACACTTTAATTTAGAACAAATACTTAAGATTTCTCAAATATTAAATATTGATATGTGCTTATTGTTTCAAAAAACTAAGTAA
- a CDS encoding ABC transporter substrate-binding protein has translation MIRLATFLLILFISTTLLADEKSIVVKDVLDRSVKIDGKISRVIALGNSLSFVSYLNAMDKVIAVEANEKIDTQKRTYTYVNKEVIQNLPVVGAGDNTKQLNYEAIIKLNPDVIFTLRHNKNEIKELTSKVKIPVIAVSSGNEILDLNLVKKSLQIMGDVLNTEKRSEELISYIKSLEESFKKIEKRKEAYICGLPFKDLRGLNSTKGDYFAFNIANVNNSIAKFHQKGNILLNGEFLIDHNPPIIFVDALGLEKIKNEFRKNKKYFKKLQAFENAQTFSLLASNYYFYNNVDQMLANSFFVAKTLYPDAYKEINPIEKANEIFEMFVNKPMYKLLAKELSGFKKLTIDSNNLVLEEI, from the coding sequence ATGATTAGGTTAGCTACATTTTTACTAATTCTTTTTATCTCAACAACACTACTTGCAGATGAAAAAAGTATTGTTGTAAAAGATGTTTTAGATAGAAGTGTGAAAATTGATGGAAAAATTTCAAGAGTTATTGCACTTGGTAATAGTCTAAGTTTTGTGTCATATTTAAATGCAATGGATAAAGTAATTGCAGTTGAAGCAAATGAGAAAATAGATACTCAAAAAAGAACGTATACGTATGTTAATAAAGAAGTAATTCAAAACTTGCCCGTAGTTGGAGCAGGAGACAATACTAAACAATTAAACTATGAGGCAATTATTAAACTAAACCCTGATGTTATATTTACTCTTAGGCATAATAAAAATGAAATAAAAGAGTTAACATCAAAAGTAAAAATACCTGTAATTGCAGTCTCTTCAGGAAATGAAATTTTAGATTTAAACTTAGTTAAGAAATCTCTTCAAATAATGGGTGATGTTTTAAACACAGAAAAAAGATCAGAAGAGCTAATCAGTTATATTAAAAGTTTAGAGGAAAGCTTTAAAAAAATAGAAAAAAGAAAAGAAGCATATATTTGTGGTCTTCCCTTTAAAGATTTAAGAGGATTGAATAGTACAAAAGGAGACTACTTTGCTTTTAATATTGCAAATGTAAACAATAGCATTGCAAAATTTCATCAAAAAGGAAATATACTATTAAATGGTGAGTTTTTAATTGACCATAATCCACCAATTATATTTGTTGACGCTCTTGGTTTAGAAAAAATTAAAAACGAGTTTAGAAAAAATAAAAAGTATTTTAAAAAGTTACAAGCCTTTGAAAATGCTCAGACCTTTTCATTATTAGCAAGTAACTACTATTTTTATAATAATGTAGACCAGATGTTAGCAAATAGTTTTTTTGTTGCAAAAACGTTATATCCAGATGCCTATAAAGAGATAAATCCTATTGAAAAAGCTAACGAAATCTTCGAAATGTTTGTTAATAAACCTATGTATAAACTCCTAGCAAAAGAATTATCAGGATTTAAAAAACTTACAATAGATAGTAATAACTTAGTTTTAGAGGAGATTTAA
- a CDS encoding DMT family transporter: MKNNSYIFALLITMLGVVLMSVETLLIKLTNISGVTYSFYIGILMFISLNAVLLKDGFNNTLNLYKDNLKIILISGLLMGFANMFFINSVKHTTIANAVIIISSSPLFATLFAYLFYKEKPQKNIFIATIFIFVGLLIIFSQQLSGGNLFGDILALLCAMSFSLNFVVMSKHTGVNRFAVLAFAGVCITVMSLFFIESYEVDTTSLYILLVAGLLVSPFSRIFVLIGTKTLPASEISLLTILETILAPIWAFIFLNEIPVMNTIWGGLIILATLIINSLYIIKISKNKKIEESK, encoded by the coding sequence ATGAAAAATAATAGTTATATATTTGCACTATTAATTACAATGCTTGGTGTCGTCTTGATGAGTGTTGAAACACTACTAATCAAATTGACAAATATTTCCGGAGTGACATACTCTTTTTATATTGGTATATTGATGTTTATATCATTAAATGCTGTTTTATTAAAAGATGGATTTAACAATACACTCAATCTTTATAAAGACAATTTAAAGATTATTCTTATATCAGGACTTTTAATGGGCTTTGCAAATATGTTTTTTATTAATTCTGTAAAGCATACTACTATTGCAAATGCAGTTATAATTATCAGTTCATCGCCACTTTTTGCAACACTTTTTGCATATCTTTTTTATAAAGAAAAACCACAAAAAAATATTTTTATTGCCACTATATTTATCTTTGTAGGTTTACTAATCATCTTCTCTCAACAACTATCAGGTGGAAATTTGTTTGGGGATATCTTAGCTTTACTTTGTGCAATGAGTTTTTCATTGAATTTTGTAGTAATGTCTAAACACACAGGTGTTAATAGATTTGCAGTTCTTGCTTTTGCTGGTGTTTGTATTACTGTGATGTCTTTATTCTTTATTGAAAGTTATGAAGTTGATACTACTTCATTATATATACTTTTAGTAGCAGGTCTTTTAGTTAGTCCATTTTCTAGAATCTTTGTACTTATTGGAACAAAAACTTTACCTGCAAGCGAAATATCACTTCTTACAATTTTAGAGACTATTCTTGCACCAATTTGGGCATTTATTTTCTTAAATGAAATACCTGTTATGAATACAATTTGGGGTGGTCTAATAATATTAGCAACACTAATTATAAATAGTTTATACATTATTAAAATTTCTAAAAATAAAAAAATTGAAGAATCAAAATAA